In one window of Helianthus annuus cultivar XRQ/B chromosome 17, HanXRQr2.0-SUNRISE, whole genome shotgun sequence DNA:
- the LOC110924154 gene encoding transcription factor MYB13 — protein sequence MVRAPCFDKYGIKKGAWCEDEDNKLRAYIQRYGHPNWRELPKLAGLSRCGKSCRLRWMNYLRPNVKHGNFTKEEEDVIIGVHNKLGNKWSKMAALLPGRSDNEIKNHWHTHLRNRVTKDQAGLKNDPSESLKHSAANLNRCPLVLNPNLKNQQEVEILVAVMSSDVTSSSSACESSPCSLSVSDYGVPSDVTAQVSDTAGNFWIEPFLPDDGSIISSSDHMFSSFGIADDLISHATLQGYIIDDLPLWSTN from the exons ATGGTTAGGGCACCATGCTTTGACAAATACGGAATCAAGAAAGGCGCATGGTGTGAAGATGAAGACAACAAACTAAGAGCTTATATCCAGAGATACGGTCATCCTAACTGGCGAGAGCTTCCTAAGCTTGCTG GGTTGTCTAGATGCGGAAAGAGTTGTAGGCTACGATGGATGAATTATTTGCGCCCAAATGTCAAACATGGGAATTTTActaaagaagaagaagatgtgATTATTGGTGTTCATAACAAGCTTGGCAATAA ATGGTCAAAGATGGCTGCACTATTGCCGGGAAGAAGTGATAATGAAATAAAGAATCACTGGCACACACATTTAAGGAACCGAGTTACAAAAGATCAGGCTGGGTTAAAGAATGACCCATCTGAAAGTCTTAAACACAGTGCTGCTAACCTTAATCGATGTCCGCTAGTACTAAACCCCAACTTAAAGAATCAACAGGAAGTTGAAATCTTAGTGGCTGTAATGTCATCTGATGTGACATCATCTTCTTCCGCATGTGAATCTTCACCATGTTCACTGAGTGTCTCAGATTATGGAGTTCCTAGTGATGTTACAGCACAAGTTTCAGATACAGCCGGAAATTTTTGGATTGAGCCGTTTTTACCGGATGACGGTAGCATCATATCATCAAGTGATCACATGTTCTCATCATTTGGCATAGCTGATGATCTCATCTCCCATGCTACTTTGCAAGGCTACATCATCGATGACTTGCCTTTATGGTCAActaattaa